tgagtcttctcactgtactcaTGGTTTGAGGGCACCAATTTCAACCCATTTGATTGTGCTAATTATCTTTGTGACTTTTGGatgtatgtttgggttgaaatacACTGCAGGGGTAGGCCCACTATTGTatgttgggttgaaatataccccaaggTTGGGCCCACTATTCTATGtttggttgaaatataccccatggATGGGCCCAATGATGTGTattggttgaaatataccccaagaTTGGGCCCAATATGTGTATTGGGTTGAAACATACTCCAGGGTTGTGCTTAATgatttgtatggtatgttgtactttgtgggactcactaagctttgtgcttacagtttatgtttatggtttcaagtacttccactTTCAAAAAGGTGGGTCCGGcttgatcgcactgcatccccTAAAGTTTTATTCCACACTGAATGTTTACAaattactttgatgttttgagaatatTTTGACTCTGATCATCTTTTGGAATAATGAATGAATGACTTTAACTTATTTACAATGAAATTTTTACTCGGTATTAttagggtgttacaagttggtatttgaGCCTTGGTacgagggattcgggcacactctcaagtgtgactgaactcaaactgaggaattggtaatctttctgaaaggaaataagtttataaaagatttttataaagaaaaagggaTGTGATgggtgcaatcagtcgagctcaagtaagtatttcccaaaatacccgtaCATGATGATACACTATATGATATGGAATGTTTGCAGGCTAGGATAAGGCGAAGGAtaccttcaggaattgcatgatagattggcCTAATTTATGATGCCTTATAGCTTAGGAGGAACTGGATGTTAGAATAGATTTGGAATATATGTTGACGGAAGTGATTGTAAAGTGTATTCTTTAAAATTTATATAcagttaggatcatatagcccggGAATGACTGATTTAACCCCATTTCCTGCTCCTAATctagttgtggtcctagggtagaatcatttatttgaCATTCTATTTGATCCCCTTttttgtataatttgcatgcataagacaACCGACAATGTTAGTGGAAGTTCCTTGCATCGTGGTAGCAAGTAAGTTGGAAGATGTCTTTATATTTTAGGGTGTTACTGGCAGAATGTTgcttgtgctttgtgggactcacaTTGATGGGatctaactattaagtgaatatgttaagttatatgCAGTAAAgcttaaataattttagagtaattTTAAGCTTcacttccattctctctcaaaatATCAAGCGTTATTTCCTCTCAAAATTCATCCATCAAGTATCCCCTGGAGCATTTTCCTTTAAGATTTTTCTTAAGGATCATAGTAAGTCCCTTATAATCTAGTGTTATTACTCACTACTataaaaacaaccttttacgacactcattgcgcgtcgtaaaaggctcagacgacgcgcaaatgcgcgtcaaggaaggccctgtcataaagagagacgacgcgcttttgcgacgctcatttacgacgcgcaattacgacgtgcgtttacgacacacaatgcgtatcaaggaaggccctgtcataaatgaagacgacacgcattcacgtgtcgtaaccttacgacgcgcgtgttaatgacacgcaatgcgtatcaagaaagcccctgtcaagaaaagtcatgtcataaatgaagatgacacacattttcgcgtatcataatttaaaatttttttaaaaatattatttatagatttactaattttcaaattaaatttgtatttaatgtctcataatagaaaataaaatatcatatacaaaaaatacaatccattgtataaaatttaatgtcatacaaataatcattccatggaaagataaaacaaatcaatagatgtaacaaaaatttacaaactaattagatacaagaaatataaaaaaaatatacccTCAAATAGGAGATATTCAAAGTCTAATCAAAATCAGCCCCACATGAAACATCTTTTTCATCCGTTATAAGACAATGTACTGGAGATAATTCAAACTCTACATAATCAAAAACACTTGTTAGCATGAAAGAATCTTCTAGAAGCCAGAATATAAGCATGGAGATAATTCAAATTCTACAGAGAAAATCACCATTTTTGATTGACTCTGTTCCAAGTTGCCCATGCTTGTTCCAACCAAAAGAGAAAGAAAGGCCATCTTCAATTAGAGCAACAATATGGCCTACCCCACTTCTTACTTTCACAACTTTATACCTGaaaaaatatttgaaatttttcaaaaatcgaATCACAAATACAGAAATAAACTAGAATCGAAGAGTATAGTTTGCTTAAAGGGTATAAAAGGTTTCAAATCTTTCTCTTACTTAGACAAACCAGACATAAGTGTTGGCTTCTCTCGAATGATTGCATAACCATGTCCAAGTTGCCCCTTCTACAAAAATAACACAGTGATTTACGGTTTAAATGTCGAAAATCATACGAGATTTCGATTTTGATGGCTATTTTGGTATATGAACTCACGTTCACAAGAACAAGCACCAAATACACTTGTGCTTGTTCGAGTAACCAAGAGAATACACGAGGCGTATTTTGCTCGATTCTATCTCACAAAGGTATCAACTTTGATAAAATCACCAATTCTTCTAGAAGCTTTTGCATAATGAAAAAAATCGGtgattaaatgattttaaaactcGTGTGGATGTTGAAAATGAGTGTGTTAGCTTTGACCTTCGTCCCTCTAATGCCATTAATATTGCTGTGAGGTGCAAGGTATGTTCTCAATGGTTTTCTTGAATAACTCTGAATTTGAATAATTGTTAcataaaagataaaatattattattattaatattatatattttagGTGCCAATACAAGTGAACAAATTCTTGGCACATAGTGATGGGATGAAGGTTGTTGAATCTGCAAAGGTTTCATTCCAGGGTTCTCCAAATGGTTTAATTTTTAAAGAACTTGACCGGTATAAACTATAAAGAGTTAAACACACCCatctttcatctttttttttaattatataaacaaactttttttttaaattatacagACCAAGTGGACAGCCTTGTattgaaaccaaggagtttaatCTTGTAAGAAACATGCTTATTACTGTTGTTGAAGAACGTTATAGAGAtgcttgtattttttttcttactttttgtcttaacccattaagtcatttcctCCAGATCaagtgcttaacccattaagtgtTGTTTTTCACACAACTCAATGGAGGGACAAGCTTACTCAATTCCGATCAAAGAAGAACTGGGCATAAAAGGTAGTGAATTCCTCTTTATTTATTTTGcaaacatataattaaaaaaaaaatttgagtaACAATCTTTAACTATATATATCATGTGATGCAGGAGGATCAAATCTGTAAATAATTGATCGAAGAAATGATATGAACTCACGTCTTTCGTCCCCATGTGTAGCAACGTCCATCGATATCCAATGCCACACAATGATTAGATGCTGCATAAAATGTTTAAGAACAGTATACACTTAGGGATTTTAACAGGGAAAATGTAGGTCTTCTTCAGGAGCTCTTTTCATCCATTCCtgtaatatatttacacatgtgATATTATAAATAATTTTGATTACAAAGTCAAACACATGTAAAGAAAAGTCAAAAGTAATACCTGAATGGTGGAGCAAGTGATTTTTTCAACAGAAAATGCAGTTCCATACCATGGCTCTGTCTGCTCAGTATGTCCATCAAAGTTTGTTGCCTCCCAAATGATTCTGGAACCAGAAGGGCATACTGAGAAATCATATAAATTTAGCCAGCACTAACAAACTCATTGATAGATGATACGCTACCTTACATTGTTTGGTGTGATCTCACTTAGTGCAGACTGAATAACTTCAGGGGAAAAAAGTGGAAGGTAAAGATGATCCAACTAGCCAATCTTTTGAAGGGTATAACTGCAATGTTGTTCAAAATCAAAATGATTATTCAAATAAGTaaagaaaaaaatatgataaaaagtGCAAATACCTGCATATTTGATGAAAATTTCACAACATAATCAATTAGAGGAATCTTGTCCTGATAATGGAAAGTCATCTCACAGATTGCAGAAAGCTATATGGATCATATAACAAAATAATATcattagattttttttaaaaaagagtATGAATATGATATGATAATATTTGCTGGTATTTTCAGGTACCTCATCATAGATCCACTTGCAAACACCATATTGTTGCAAGAGTGTAATGTATTTGAAAAGGAGCCTAATTATATGTTCAACATTTATTGGTGTTTTCATGAAACATATATTCCAAATGATGTCAGTATCTAAATAAACATGAAAgaaatgaacacacacacacatacacagagAGAAGCAGAAGACTGGAAACACTAACCATGTCCAACATTAGTTAATTCAATAACCACTTTAAAGAAAGAGAACTCCACAGTCCAGTCTAATTCACCAATAGACAAGCTTGTTGCCCAACCCAATTTCTTCAAGACATAGAAGAGGGATCCTTCTCCTTCATGACCAATTAAGTGTCCAAGATACCTACTTGGCCTTTCCATGTAATGATCAATGCCAGGTGTCATTGGCCATGTAATTCTCAGCTTGTGACCATGTTTTACAGGAACAATTTTCACAATAACCTGATGAATAAATGCAACAAGACAATAAATGAAAGCAATTAAGCGTACAAATGAAAGAAATTatgcataccaagataattattcATAAATTTTGGGGCACGAAGAGGTCGACCCCTATGATTAGGAATAGAAATCTTCCACCTATCAAGAACAGTAACTGCAGCATGCTCCATGTGTTGCAGCATCATGCAAAGCCCTCCTTGTTTCTCTACAGAACCCAAACCACCACCCCAATTCAGAACCCCAGCCAAGTCATTCCCAGTTCCAACAGGTAGAATGGCTATTGGAGGGGGTGAAACGTAACTTTGCTTCTCAATGGCATCCAATACCCACCCTGTTGTCCCATCTCCTCCGCATACAAGAATTCTAGAATGAGGTACTCTTCTGAATAGATAAAGACCAACTTTTGGCCCTTCTATTGAACTCAACTCAAATATCTACAAAAAGTTTCATCAAGATTTTAGAAATTTTGGTCAAAAGATAAATCAAGAACATATTTAGCTAAAATATCAACCTAATCTGACAAATTCATATGAATTGTTGAACAGATAAAGTGATTGATTCACCTTGGAGAACATATTTAGCTCTAACATCGAGAATAAAAGTAGAAATTTTACCTGCAATGAGTAGCAAACTGTCATTCGGGAATGGATACGCTTTGGCGAGAAAACTCAACCATGGATGAACATCAGGTCCCCAATCATCCGGTACTAAATTGAAATCTGAAAACCTCGGTTTCCCTTTCAAGGTTTTGGTTCGCTTCTTATTTTGATCCATACTTCGCTGGAAATTTTCAATTAATGATTCAGCTCATTTCAATAAGATTCAAAGCTAAAATCTTCATATTTCAGAACTAGAATTTAACAAAATTCACTGCTGAGATTActccaaaaacttcaatcaatcaTGGAACTGATTTCGGTTCAAGACTAACagacaaaaacttcaatcaatcgTGGAGGCAGTTTTAGGAGTTTGACATTATGGGAGGTGGGAGCGTATTCGCAGGGGAAGGTGGAGGGATAACAATCATTCGGAAGCTTGATTAGTACTGGGAGAGGGGATGCATCAGGTGCAAGATACGCACGCATCACGCATCAAGACCTAGGGCTTGTAAGTACAACAAAAAATCATGAGAATCCTTCATCGCTGGAAAGAAATATTGTAGATGGAAGAGAAAGTGGAGATGGAAGTACTGAAACCCTCATCAGGAGCTGGCGACTGAAACTATGAATAGACAGTATTAACAGAGGGTGAGTCGGAAAATGACACCAACGGAGGTGAAGGGAACGCATAAAGAAACCCCTGTGAGAGAGAAAGCAAGAGTCAATTTGAAGCAACCGacaaatgaaattgaaaggtAGAGGCACTACACTCTTTTTTTTGTTCGTGTCACCACACATCAACATAGATAAATCGAGAACCCCTATGGGTTTGATCTGTTCAAAAGACGGGATCAGAGATTTGGTGATATTGCGATTTTGTTGTGGGAGAAAAGAGGATTGatgatgatattagggtttttttgtgtattagagtgagagagagagagagagagagactgagagagagagagagagagaaaagaacaATGGAAATAAGGTAGAGGATAACAATGGCggcctttcaaacttttgggattttcGTTTCCCCCCAGCTGCAAAAGAAGAGAAAGCGCCTttcattcaaaaaatataaagcgacatttctagaCGACGCCCATTTTTAagtaagtgccctccgtgttttttttttgctggacattatttttagggcgcGCACAAAAGCATATTgtttatccttcaaattttagaagagatgacattattttaagGGTAcacgcttttgcgtatcgtaaatcaccgcgtgtcattgtttgcgcgtcattaaagggctgttttctagtagtgactaaTACATTTCATGATTAGTTCATCAAATTAACACATAATTATGTGTTCAAGCTATTAGGATACGATTAGCTTCTCGTATTCTAAACTCGAAGATCACCGTTTTGTCTCGTTGTTAAACCGCGAatacacataaggtgagttcataccactacaTTTTTCACGTCTTTTCCtatattttagggggggggggatacaagtgcaACACAAGAAAACTTATGTTAATATACAAATCGTTACTGAAGCCCTTCAAAGGGAAGTCACCGCAACTCGAGCTGAGATAAGAGAATATCCGGAACGTCAAGCCATAATGGAAAGGCGTGTATTTGAGGCTGAGCATCGAGTGAAAGAGATGAAACTTTCATGACTTCAACTCATGACCCATAGAGGACCGACTGCCACAAGTAGTTTCATATACTACTCATGTTTTGCTATAGACTAGGTGTTCCGAGTAGACGTCAGTACTACTCTTTTCTATATACATATTCGACCCTAtgattaagtgactacactattcGAGGGTTTGTAATGTTGTCCAAATTTACCTTACGTTGATGTTATGTAGACCTACACCAAGGTCAAAATTTCCAAATGTTGTGTATTAAAAATTATATCAATGAAATTggcatgcattttatttcattgggaGTATTACTACAGGTTTCAAAACATTAATTGTACAAATGGTTTACTCATGGTAAATCTATGATTTCTCAGTGtatacattaaagttatatgtacTTAAGACACTATCGAATTAGATTaggtcatgttccttgtttggttgtgggcttagggcagacccATCAAATTCAAAGGTCTGTTCAAATCTTAATTACATACATCTTGTATACACCAAGTGATTCTAGAATACCTGGTATGGATCAAAAACACAGGATTTCATTGAGGCATTACTAGCAAAGTTCATAAGTTTATTGTTACATAAACTTCTATTATGAATTGGTTACAAAGTGCTTTACAAGCTGGAACATAATACGCGTAGAAACTAATATAATTAGTTCATTAACACCCGACTTATAACCACTATCAAAGACTTACCATCTTTTCACTTTTAAACATTGTGGCAGAAAAATGCCACCTCGTAGATCAATCAGGCGAGTCAACAACACGTCAAAAAAATCCACCCCCGCCACCACCTCCACAATTTGAGCCTGCTATTTTCCAAGCTTCCGTAACAGCAGTTGTGGCGGCCGCAATGTCACATATCAGCACGAATGGTACTGCTGGAGCAGGAAATGGTACTACAAACTCTAACCAAGGAGATAGTCACGGACGCTCAAGGGaatgttcctacaaggacttcacaaatggaAAACCCAAACCCTTCAATGGGAGCGGAGGTGTCATCACTCTAATGTAATGGTTCGAGAATACTatatcaatctttgaaatatgtgtcTGCCCCGAAGCAAGTAAAGTCAAATTTGCAGCTTGCACTTTCTCAGATAGGGCCCTTACCTGGTGGAATGACGATGTCAAGTCATTAACCCTCCCAGTGGCTAATTCAATGAGTTGTGAGGAATTTAAGATCTTAATGTTGGAagaatattgcccaagaggcAAAGTACATAAATTGGAACAAGAaatctggaacctcaaaatgagcGACTCCGACATCACATCTTATACCACCAGGTTCAGCGATCTGGCCATACTATGTCCcggaatggtcaccccggagagtaaaaaaaGTGGAGaaatacatctggggactatcccccagattcaagggaacgtgttagcttcaaaaccgaTTACTTTTGCCAATGCCAAACacttggcacaaagactcattgaccatagGGCCAACCAGGGAACTGTGGCGGCCATCCCGAGCAAACAAAAGGGGGAAACAATAAAAGAAACATCTGGAACAAAAAGAAGAATCGGCCGGCACAAGATCCTACCGAGAAACAACAAATACTTGTTGTTCACGCTTCCATTACCCCCGCCGCTCCAACACCACCGAGACAGTATGCAGGAAACctccccaaatgcaacaagtgcaaatTTTACCACACAAGTGCTTGTCGAGAAATGAACCGCAACAACTACAACAGAAAGGGACATACAACCCGCTTCTATAATGCGCCAGCTCAACAGAACACCCAGGCCGCCAATACCGGCGTAAACCAAGCCTGCTACGGCTGTGGGGAGACCGGGCATTTTAAAAGGGATTGACCAAAGTCACGGAACGCCAATATTGGTGGTGTGGGAAGAGTCCTGGTAATAGGACACGAAGAAGCAGTTGAAGACCCCATGGTGGTTACTGATACGTTTCTTCTCAATAAgacatatgcatgcatacttttcgatagcaGATCGGAGAGGAGTTTCATAAGCCACCAATTAAAACACTTAAACAAAATCCCCGATCACTAAATAAAATGTTtgcagtagaaatggcaaacggtaaaacaaaAAGCGCAAATGATATGTACGTAGGCTGCACACTAGCTCTAAATGAACACTCTTTCCAAATCGATCTAACGTCGATCAGtataagaagttttgatgtcatcatcgttATGGATTGGTTAatccttcaccatgccgatatcttTTCTtacgaaagggtcgttcgccttaatctgccaagtgACGAAACTCTcatcatttatggtgacaaacctggtgcaaatttacaaatcatctcttgcgtcaaagctcAAAAATATCTACGCAAGAAATACCATGCCTTCCTAGCCCACGTGGTGGATAAGAAACAAGCAATGAAAGACATCAAAGAAATTTCGAAGGTCTGTAATTTCCCtaacgtattcccagaagacCTTCTAGGTGTAGCACCGACgtgacaagtcgaattccgaatcgacctaattcctagagctacccatgtagccaaatccccatatCATTCTCTAAAGGGGCGCACACTCGTTACCACTAAACGAAGAAGCCGGTGTCTGATCTGGCTAGTCTCGTGATGAAGAGAATTCCGATCTTCCACTAAGAAAGGTCTCATCACGACAACTCAATTTGTCCAGTAAACTATAGGAGAAGGTTGTACGTGTAAATCCCAACGAGAGAGCTCCATTTCATTGGCTACTCGACCTATTTGAAAAGAGCTACTCTCAAGCCTATTATGTTACTTTTGAGTCGATTTCTGTttcaaatatcacttttatcaaGCCGGAATAAAAAAACCACTTCTCATTCTGGAGCAGTAAAGTCAATAGCATTCAAAACCGTCAGGATTAGAACGAAgccgaaatgcaagaattatccagccaactaaacGAACTACTGAGCAATggtttcattagaccaagcttctcgcattggggagcaccggtcctgttcaTAAAGAAGCAGGATGGATCATTccgaatgtgtatcgactaccgggaGCTAAATAAACTAaccatcaaaaaccgatatcTTCTACCACAAattgacgatctattcgaccaacttaaGGGAGTAAGCTATTTCTCGAAAATTGATATGAGGTTGGGGTACCATCAACTACCAGTCCAGGAGGAGGATATTCCTAAGACTGCATTCATAACTcattatggtcactatgagtatgtagtgatgcccttcggattaacaaatgcgcccgcggtgttcatggatctaatgaatcgtgTGTGTCGACCTTACTTAGACAAATTCATGATTGTTTTCATTAACGACATTCTGGTTTACTCAGAGTAAGGAAGAACACAGTCAACACCTATGACAGgtcttggaaacattaagggcggagaagttgtacgcaaagttctcgaagtgcgagttctAGATCCGTGGCTTATTGGGACATGTGGTTAGCAAAGATGGAATACACGTgaacccctccaaaatcaaggcgatcgAGAACTGGTCAGTACCAAGGATGCCAATAGAAATACGTCAATTCTTAAGCCTTGTTGGTTACTACtgaaggttcattcaaaacttctccaagatcgccaaaccGTTCACCACCTTGACTCAGAAAAATGTAAACTTTAACTAAGGAGAGAAACAAGAAATTGCATTCCAAACGCtaaagcaagccttgtgcagcgcaccgATCTTGTCTCTCCCAAAAGGGACATAAGACTTTGTAGTATActatgatgcatccaatcaagggctaggctgtgtacttatgcaacgaggaaaactcattgcctatgcctcaagacagcttaagacacacgaagtcaactacactactcatgatctcgagctgggagcagtagtgttagccttgaagatctggagacactatctctacgacacaaaatgcactatcttcaccgatcataaaagccttcaacacatccttAACCAAAAagagctaaacatgaggcaaaTGTGACAGGTGGAACTACTGAACGATTAAGAATGcaagattcgttatcatccagaaAAAGACAATGTAGTCGCAGGTGCACTGAGcagaaaggaatactcgggctgCCGAGTGAAGTCGTttaccatgacaatccattcacacctgtccacacaaatcaaaggGCCCCatctggaagccttgaaaccagaaatGTGACAGGCGAAGCCTTAAGAGGGATGGACAAAAACCTAGAAGTCAACGGTGACAAAATTCGTTATCTCATGagtcggatctggacaccgaagtttggtggattcagagacgttgTTAATGAACGAATCACACAGGACTCAATACTCCGTGCATCCTGGTTCAGACAAGACATATATGGACCacaagaaactttattggtggccgaacatgaaaacggaaattgctacctatgtgggcaagtgtctgacttgcgccaaagtcaaggtagaatatcagaagccctcaggtttacttcaaaaaccagagatacctgagtggaaatgggaggggattacaatggatttcataaccaagttacccaagactcCGGGTGGTCTCGACACCATTCGGTTGATCGTTGACAGATTAACAAATCCGCACAcctcctaccaataaaggaaacagacaagatggagaaactaactcAAACATACATCATAGAGATAGTACGGCTTCATGGTGTGCcagtatccattatctccgacagagatagtagattcacctcacgatttttAGCAGTCGCTTCAAAAATCCCTGGGAAATAGATTAGACATGGGTACAACCTATCACCCACAAATCGATAGGCAGAGTGAGAAACCTATTCAAACGTTGGAATACATGTTGAGAGtttgcgtgatagactttggtaaataatgggatacccatttaccacttttcgagtttcatacaacaacaactatcacaccagtatcaaggttgctacatttgaagccctctatggatgCAAGTGCAGTTCCCCACTGTGCTGGGTTGAAGTGGGTGAAACGCAACTAGCGAAAGAGAAAGTTCCTGACAACACTTTCACAGCCCCCGAAATCATAAAAAATACTACATAGAAGATAGTCCAAATTCGAGAACGACTGAAAACCtctagagacagacaaaagagcgaCGTAGACAAGAGATGAAAACCCTtgaaattccaggttggtgatcgctttttattaaaggtctcaccgtggaaaggcatgatacattTCGGAAAacatggaaaactaaatccaaggtatattgggccattcgaggttctcgctagaatcggcccggtAGCTTACAACAGTCTTCTACCACAAGAACTtaataacatacatcctacctttcatgtgtccaaCTTAAAGAAATGTTTGTCTGATGAGACTCTCGTCATCCTACTTGacaaaattgaaatcaacgagagtctccactttgtagaagaacctataaaaatcatggatatggaaATCAATAGGAAAAAACAAAGTCGCATGCCCATAGTGAAGGTCCATTGGAATGCTAAACGAGGACCCGAATTATCCTAGGAGTAAGAGGACCAGAGGATACAAAATACCCACCTCTTTTCCCCAACCCTTAGAATCTCACTCAAAatgctaatttcgggacaaaattctttctaacggggggatgatgtgacaaccgtcaacttTATTCAACAAAGTCAACTCAACTTGTATTTTTATGTTAAGGTTTACGTTATATTTCCTAATGTATAACTTACTATTATAATACAATGTATCACTTGGAAGTTTCATAAGTTTAACAATCTGAACCCTAAATAGGGTGAGTGATGTAACAACTCGATAAAGCATAACTATGTATCCTTCAAGGATGGAGA
The genomic region above belongs to Lactuca sativa cultivar Salinas chromosome 4, Lsat_Salinas_v11, whole genome shotgun sequence and contains:
- the LOC111920482 gene encoding bifunctional nuclease 2-like — translated: MNSRSQEQAPNTLVLVRVTKRIHEAYFARFYLTKVSTENECVSFDLRPSNAINIAVRCKVPIQVNKFLAHSDGMKVVESAKVSFQGSPNGLIFKELDRPSGQPCIETKEFNLVRNMLITVVEERYRDASQWRDKLTQFRSKKNWA